The proteins below come from a single Mesobacillus jeotgali genomic window:
- a CDS encoding YbaN family protein, producing MNIAVKALLIFIGTLSITLGVIGSVVPLLPTTPLILLGAACYVKASEELYQKLIRNKWLGSYIKDFREKNGITLKNKVLSLSMMWISILGTILFFEVNFWLAAVLIVIAVTVSAYILSFDTI from the coding sequence GTGAACATCGCAGTAAAGGCTTTATTAATCTTCATAGGTACACTTTCAATAACCCTGGGAGTAATCGGGAGCGTGGTTCCTCTCTTGCCGACCACGCCGCTGATCCTGCTTGGTGCAGCCTGTTATGTAAAGGCGTCAGAGGAACTTTACCAAAAGCTAATCAGAAATAAATGGCTAGGAAGTTATATAAAGGATTTTCGTGAGAAAAACGGAATTACCTTAAAAAATAAGGTGTTAAGCCTTAGCATGATGTGGATTTCAATATTGGGAACGATATTATTTTTTGAGGTCAATTTTTGGCTTGCTGCTGTCCTAATAGTAATTGCTGTTACGGTAAGCGCCTATATTTTATCTTTTGATACTATTTGA
- a CDS encoding MGMT family protein, whose translation MTDFTNKVIRIIQSIPNGKVMTYGQIAKAAGSPRSARQVVRILHSMSKKYGLPWHRVINSKGEVGFRDEEMFITQKLLLESEGIQFNTERSLPLKSYLWNIDSELY comes from the coding sequence ATGACGGATTTTACAAATAAAGTAATTAGAATCATCCAAAGCATACCAAATGGGAAAGTGATGACATATGGACAAATAGCAAAAGCTGCTGGAAGCCCAAGATCAGCAAGACAAGTTGTCCGAATACTCCATTCGATGTCAAAAAAATATGGTCTTCCGTGGCATAGGGTGATCAATTCAAAAGGAGAAGTTGGCTTCCGGGATGAAGAGATGTTCATTACACAGAAACTGTTGCTGGAATCTGAAGGAATCCAATTCAATACTGAAAGATCACTGCCACTTAAAAGCTATTTATGGAATATTGATTCAGAGCTTTATTAA
- a CDS encoding FAD-dependent oxidoreductase: MFSKKMNRNRAVVTGGSIAGKLAARVLSEFFKEVIVIEKDHKNDSIINRNGVPQGEQGHVLLKSGEEIIEELFPGILQELSLHGAKKTDFAGDLLWSHHGTQKIRFASNVIISQQSRPLLEWQIQQRLEKIPNVYFRFGCRVQNLLFDNDEINRIIFKEADGSVTELLADLVIDASGAAALHNQWLRESGHGIPPKTEVKVNLFYASMVYKELSHSSMDWHSLLAYPNPPEIDRGGMISPIEGNRMLVTLIGYGSKEVPKDLDSFKEYAEKLEQPEFYKAIENALPLSEEIQVYRFPALRRYHFEKLKDTPSGLLVIGDAFCRIDPVFAQGMSLAAMEAKALRDLLRKRLNKKQLTNSYYNNVSRIIDIPWLIALTEDFRFRTTSGRKLIVLPILQWYVKKVVAACSHDESVYSQFIQVLHLKAHPLSLARPGILAKVLKTSVLTKSQTQNN, encoded by the coding sequence ATGTTTTCTAAAAAAATGAACAGAAATAGAGCAGTGGTAACAGGCGGCAGCATTGCAGGCAAGCTGGCTGCAAGAGTACTTTCTGAGTTTTTCAAGGAAGTAATAGTAATAGAAAAAGACCATAAAAATGATTCTATTATTAATAGAAATGGAGTGCCTCAGGGTGAACAGGGACATGTCTTGCTGAAAAGCGGCGAAGAGATCATCGAGGAGCTGTTCCCAGGAATCCTTCAGGAATTATCTCTTCATGGGGCAAAAAAAACAGACTTCGCAGGAGACCTCCTCTGGTCGCATCACGGTACACAAAAGATCCGGTTTGCTTCCAACGTAATCATAAGCCAGCAAAGCAGACCTTTACTTGAGTGGCAGATTCAGCAGAGGCTGGAAAAAATTCCGAATGTCTATTTCCGATTTGGCTGCAGAGTGCAAAATCTTTTATTCGATAACGATGAGATTAACCGTATTATCTTCAAAGAGGCAGACGGATCTGTTACGGAACTCTTAGCAGATTTAGTAATCGATGCATCAGGCGCTGCCGCACTCCATAACCAATGGCTAAGGGAATCAGGACACGGTATACCACCCAAAACAGAAGTCAAAGTAAATTTATTTTATGCCAGCATGGTATATAAGGAACTCTCTCATTCATCAATGGATTGGCATAGTCTGCTCGCATATCCCAATCCACCAGAAATTGATCGTGGAGGCATGATTTCTCCCATTGAAGGTAATCGTATGTTAGTTACCCTGATTGGCTACGGTTCGAAGGAAGTTCCTAAAGATCTAGACAGTTTTAAGGAATATGCAGAGAAACTTGAACAACCTGAATTTTATAAAGCAATTGAGAATGCATTACCACTCTCCGAGGAAATACAAGTCTACCGGTTTCCTGCCCTGCGCCGGTATCACTTTGAAAAACTGAAAGACACCCCATCTGGATTGCTGGTAATTGGAGATGCTTTTTGCCGGATTGATCCTGTTTTTGCACAGGGGATGAGCCTTGCTGCAATGGAAGCTAAGGCATTAAGAGACCTATTAAGGAAGAGATTAAACAAGAAACAGTTAACAAATAGTTATTATAATAATGTCAGCAGGATTATTGATATTCCCTGGCTAATAGCCTTAACCGAGGACTTTCGTTTTCGCACCACGAGCGGAAGGAAACTAATAGTTCTTCCCATTTTGCAATGGTACGTAAAGAAAGTCGTGGCGGCTTGCTCACATGATGAAAGTGTTTACTCCCAGTTCATTCAGGTCCTTCATCTAAAAGCGCATCCATTGAGCCTAGCCCGTCCAGGTATTCTTGCTAAAGTACTTAAAACTTCCGTATTGACCAAAAGTCAAACCCAAAACAACTAA
- a CDS encoding flavoprotein — MPELKMMISGEYQAREIINGKISDFGYDESIRGWEQGFNFVKGNKGSWELTVIDRIKIREHEVMAIILARLVLDGKSMETSNLFFQTFTYDFGWKLIRSYIEAGIPFSQFE; from the coding sequence TTGCCAGAATTAAAGATGATGATTTCAGGTGAATACCAGGCAAGGGAAATTATAAATGGTAAAATATCTGATTTTGGGTATGATGAATCGATCAGAGGGTGGGAACAGGGTTTTAATTTTGTCAAAGGAAATAAGGGAAGTTGGGAATTAACAGTCATAGACAGGATAAAGATAAGGGAGCATGAGGTAATGGCAATTATCCTTGCGAGGCTGGTCCTCGATGGGAAAAGCATGGAGACTAGTAATCTCTTTTTTCAGACATTTACGTATGACTTTGGCTGGAAACTTATCAGAAGTTATATAGAGGCTGGAATTCCTTTCAGCCAGTTTGAGTAG
- a CDS encoding ring-cleaving dioxygenase produces MKKNTAGIHHISAIVGNPQENVDFYAGVLGLRLVKKTVNFDDPETYHLYFGNEDGTPGTIITFFPWSGSYKGRIGDGQVGITTYVIPEGSFSFWENRLTAFGIDWVKMDRLGEQYLRFEDPHGLKLELVERDAGHVNSWEFNGVSRNKAIKGFGGAVLFSSKPQATAVLLESIMGFERVVEEGEFIRFKSTGELGNIIDLRSSTGVRGLMGIGTVHHIAWRAADDKDQLAWKEHLETHGYRVTPVQDRNYFNAIYFREHGEILFEIATDPPGFAIDEPHDRMGERLMLPQQYEKHRTELEKSLDPIEVKELDI; encoded by the coding sequence ATGAAGAAAAACACAGCTGGTATACATCATATTTCGGCAATCGTAGGGAATCCACAAGAAAATGTTGATTTTTACGCAGGTGTTCTGGGCCTGCGGTTAGTGAAGAAAACAGTGAATTTTGATGACCCTGAGACCTATCATTTGTATTTTGGAAATGAGGACGGAACACCTGGCACTATCATTACTTTCTTCCCATGGTCAGGTTCATATAAAGGGAGAATCGGTGATGGCCAGGTTGGGATCACGACCTATGTAATACCAGAAGGATCCTTTAGTTTCTGGGAAAACAGGTTGACGGCCTTCGGTATTGATTGGGTAAAAATGGACCGTCTTGGTGAACAATACTTGCGATTTGAGGATCCGCACGGCCTTAAGCTGGAGCTTGTAGAACGCGATGCCGGACACGTGAATTCCTGGGAGTTTAACGGAGTATCAAGAAATAAAGCGATTAAGGGATTTGGCGGTGCAGTATTGTTTTCTTCAAAACCACAGGCGACAGCAGTTTTGCTGGAGAGTATAATGGGCTTTGAACGGGTGGTTGAAGAAGGGGAATTCATCAGGTTTAAATCTACAGGAGAACTTGGGAATATCATTGATTTAAGATCAAGTACGGGTGTCCGAGGATTGATGGGAATCGGGACAGTACACCATATTGCCTGGAGAGCTGCTGACGATAAAGATCAGCTTGCTTGGAAAGAGCATCTAGAGACCCATGGTTATAGAGTGACACCGGTCCAGGACAGGAATTATTTCAATGCGATCTATTTTAGGGAGCACGGCGAAATCCTTTTCGAAATAGCCACTGACCCTCCGGGCTTTGCCATTGATGAACCTCATGATAGGATGGGTGAAAGGCTCATGCTCCCGCAACAGTATGAGAAACATCGTACAGAGCTGGAAAAATCTTTGGACCCAATTGAAGTAAAAGAGTTAGATATATAG
- a CDS encoding MazG nucleotide pyrophosphohydrolase domain-containing protein, producing MKELQSYARDYQKEMGWEINSDNYAKSRESLLNNYLLLTTEVAEVAEELRRAFNLTQSNVQEGMDEEEAFAIAKERIKQDIGKELADCLAYLLKFYNYFDIDLEDSFYEKMVEVRLRKNKDL from the coding sequence ATGAAAGAGTTACAATCCTATGCACGGGATTATCAGAAAGAGATGGGCTGGGAAATCAATTCCGATAACTATGCCAAGAGCAGGGAATCACTTTTGAACAATTACTTACTTTTGACAACAGAAGTAGCTGAAGTGGCAGAGGAATTGAGGAGGGCTTTTAATCTTACACAGAGCAACGTACAAGAAGGGATGGATGAAGAAGAGGCGTTCGCCATCGCTAAAGAGAGAATCAAACAGGATATAGGCAAGGAACTTGCTGACTGCCTTGCATATCTCTTGAAATTCTATAATTATTTTGACATAGATTTGGAAGATAGCTTTTATGAAAAAATGGTAGAGGTAAGACTTCGGAAAAACAAAGATCTTTAA
- a CDS encoding alpha/beta hydrolase — translation MKHIYKKGSNTSKPTLLLLHGTGGNENDLLPLANMIDPEASVLSVRGNILENGMPRFFRRLAEGVFDEEDLIFRTQELHEFLDEASEKYGFSRDHIIAVGYSNGANIAASLLFHYKNALKGAILHHPMVPRRGIELPELSGTEVFLAAGKNDPICPAQESEELSTILSAANASVEMHWENSGHQLTLSEVEAARDWYKGRF, via the coding sequence ATGAAACATATTTATAAAAAAGGAAGTAATACATCCAAACCAACTTTATTATTGCTGCATGGAACAGGTGGTAATGAAAATGATCTGCTCCCTTTGGCGAATATGATTGACCCGGAAGCATCTGTGTTGAGTGTTCGAGGAAATATCCTGGAAAATGGGATGCCGCGTTTTTTCAGGAGGCTTGCTGAGGGTGTCTTTGATGAAGAGGACTTAATCTTCCGCACGCAGGAATTGCATGAATTCTTGGATGAAGCATCGGAAAAATACGGTTTTAGCCGCGATCACATAATAGCGGTAGGATACTCAAATGGTGCCAATATTGCTGCCAGTCTGCTTTTCCATTATAAGAATGCCCTTAAAGGAGCAATCCTCCATCACCCTATGGTGCCCAGGAGAGGGATTGAGCTGCCTGAATTGTCTGGAACTGAGGTATTCTTAGCTGCAGGCAAAAATGATCCAATTTGTCCCGCTCAGGAGTCAGAGGAATTGAGTACAATCTTGTCTGCCGCTAATGCCAGTGTAGAAATGCATTGGGAGAATAGCGGGCATCAATTGACATTAAGTGAGGTTGAGGCTGCCAGAGACTGGTATAAAGGCAGATTTTAA
- a CDS encoding aspartate/glutamate racemase family protein produces the protein MKTIGMIGGMSWESSAEYYRMVNEEVKRQLGGLHSAKIILFSVDFDEVERCQSEGRWDDAGVILGLAAYSLEKAGADFIVICTNTMHKVIDQISQKTSLPILHIADETAAQIKKLGIKKVGLLGTKYTMEQDFYKSRITSENIEVLIPDENDRDLINKTIFHELCLGTILPSSKDYFKRVIEGLSAEGAEGIILGCTEIGLLIKQEDTAIPLFDTTLIHAYGAVKKALDCGK, from the coding sequence ATGAAGACAATTGGAATGATTGGCGGTATGAGCTGGGAATCCTCGGCTGAGTATTACCGGATGGTCAATGAGGAAGTAAAGCGGCAGCTTGGAGGATTGCATTCTGCCAAAATTATTCTCTTCAGTGTTGATTTTGATGAGGTAGAAAGATGCCAGTCAGAAGGCAGGTGGGATGACGCGGGGGTGATATTAGGCCTAGCGGCTTATTCACTGGAGAAGGCAGGAGCGGACTTCATCGTGATTTGCACCAATACGATGCATAAAGTGATTGACCAAATATCCCAGAAGACAAGCCTGCCAATTCTTCATATAGCAGATGAGACTGCAGCACAAATCAAAAAGCTCGGAATTAAAAAAGTCGGCTTGCTTGGGACCAAGTATACGATGGAGCAAGATTTCTATAAATCAAGAATAACATCAGAAAATATTGAGGTGCTGATCCCGGACGAAAATGATCGAGATCTAATTAATAAAACAATTTTCCATGAATTATGTCTCGGAACAATTCTGCCTTCTTCAAAGGACTACTTTAAAAGGGTGATTGAAGGCCTTTCTGCAGAAGGAGCAGAAGGAATCATTCTGGGCTGTACAGAAATCGGTCTATTGATAAAGCAAGAGGATACAGCAATTCCACTGTTTGACACCACTTTAATACATGCATATGGAGCTGTAAAAAAGGCGCTGGATTGCGGTAAATGA
- a CDS encoding Na-translocating system protein MpsC family protein, translating into MEVAMLEKEISGYIGRMLRENFGRGPSNVFCTISKPFVSIYITNFLSPMENTLLTNHQSVYVQKTRDLMMETLEEEIKSYIELNTKDKIKEFYYDWNLDEKSGMLLFIFEKDQPYIFDVYDNKNLVEEETIELSMEIQKAPEETHSKLLNERTLIIVRHGILISLEKEFIQLGFQETLKIAKRKLEKKVITQHQSSYERYLNAKITDYFVDWNFDKDKSYTLFILKPE; encoded by the coding sequence ATGGAAGTAGCAATGCTTGAAAAAGAAATCAGCGGATATATTGGGAGGATGTTAAGAGAGAATTTTGGACGGGGGCCAAGTAATGTGTTCTGTACCATCTCGAAGCCTTTCGTATCCATCTATATTACCAATTTTTTGTCCCCGATGGAGAATACTCTCCTAACTAATCACCAAAGCGTATATGTGCAAAAGACAAGAGATTTGATGATGGAAACCCTTGAAGAAGAAATCAAATCCTATATTGAATTGAATACAAAGGATAAGATAAAAGAATTTTACTATGACTGGAATCTAGATGAAAAATCAGGAATGTTATTATTCATTTTTGAAAAAGACCAGCCATATATTTTTGATGTGTATGACAATAAAAACCTGGTTGAGGAAGAAACAATAGAATTAAGCATGGAAATTCAGAAAGCTCCTGAAGAAACCCACTCTAAGCTGCTTAATGAGCGGACACTGATTATCGTACGCCACGGCATACTAATAAGCCTGGAAAAAGAGTTTATTCAATTAGGGTTCCAAGAAACTCTGAAGATTGCAAAAAGGAAGCTCGAAAAGAAAGTAATTACCCAGCATCAAAGTTCATATGAAAGGTACCTAAACGCAAAAATAACTGATTACTTTGTTGACTGGAATTTTGATAAAGACAAAAGCTACACTTTGTTTATACTTAAACCTGAATAA
- a CDS encoding aldo/keto reductase — MKYRRLGNTNLDISVIGIGTWQYGGEWGKDFRQYEVDAILDKANEKGINFLDTAECYGDHFSECLIGDYLNRNKREDWIVATKFGHHFHGNFERTRHWSANEVLKQLDASLKALNTDYIDLYQAHSCTDEEFNNDELWTMLDKQVEKGKVRSLGISLRSNEESYQTDHATDVNAGAIQVVYNRLDRKPEEHIFPSSQNQNLGVLARVPLASGYLSGKYKPGANFSADDVRSKHDSEETSRLLKQVEEIQQNEVPDGVPMATWALSWVLKHPAVTAVIPGCKTPEQVELNAKAAQLAEDNHPQSIK; from the coding sequence ATGAAGTATAGACGCTTAGGCAATACAAACCTTGATATATCAGTAATAGGAATCGGAACCTGGCAATACGGCGGTGAATGGGGAAAGGATTTCAGACAATATGAGGTTGATGCGATTCTGGATAAAGCAAACGAAAAAGGAATCAACTTCCTCGATACAGCCGAATGCTATGGGGACCATTTTTCCGAGTGCCTTATTGGAGATTACCTTAACCGGAACAAACGCGAGGACTGGATTGTGGCAACAAAATTCGGCCATCATTTCCATGGTAATTTTGAAAGGACACGTCACTGGAGTGCAAATGAGGTATTGAAACAGCTCGATGCCTCACTAAAAGCTCTAAATACAGATTACATAGATTTATATCAGGCCCATTCATGTACGGATGAAGAATTCAACAATGACGAATTGTGGACAATGCTAGATAAGCAAGTGGAAAAAGGAAAAGTCCGCAGCCTCGGAATCTCGCTGCGATCCAATGAAGAAAGTTATCAAACAGATCATGCAACTGACGTAAACGCAGGTGCCATACAGGTTGTATACAATCGCCTTGACAGGAAGCCAGAAGAACACATCTTCCCTTCCAGCCAAAATCAAAATCTCGGGGTACTAGCCAGGGTTCCGCTGGCTAGTGGATATTTAAGCGGTAAATACAAACCAGGTGCGAACTTCAGCGCTGACGATGTTCGCTCAAAACATGACAGTGAAGAAACTTCGCGACTACTCAAGCAGGTGGAAGAGATCCAACAAAACGAAGTACCGGATGGTGTTCCAATGGCAACGTGGGCATTATCCTGGGTCTTGAAACATCCTGCAGTAACTGCTGTCATTCCAGGTTGCAAGACACCAGAACAAGTGGAACTCAATGCAAAAGCAGCACAGCTGGCCGAGGATAACCATCCTCAGAGTATAAAATAA
- a CDS encoding CBO0543 family protein: MLFSTFGAIGSQLNEYMMILNSISLQELLDAEAKYHRVLRAYWYENNFLTYKWWFLVVLSVVPAIVWWVQVDKTKLIENTAFGLFYGVTAIFLDSIGSNAMVWTYPVRLTPYLNPQLYPYDVGVVIIPFMMVYQKFGMSFKKFFIATGVLSLFLAFVAEPFMVYLGIYKEITWKHIYSFPIYWLIGVICWAIIKKFKSYSYQ, from the coding sequence ATGCTTTTTTCAACATTTGGTGCAATTGGATCTCAATTGAATGAGTATATGATGATTTTAAACTCCATCTCGCTACAGGAACTATTAGATGCTGAAGCGAAATATCATAGAGTATTAAGGGCATATTGGTATGAAAATAACTTTCTAACCTACAAATGGTGGTTTCTGGTGGTTCTCTCCGTCGTTCCGGCCATTGTCTGGTGGGTTCAGGTTGATAAAACAAAACTTATCGAAAATACAGCATTTGGTTTATTTTATGGCGTAACAGCCATCTTCCTGGATTCAATCGGCAGCAACGCTATGGTATGGACATATCCAGTCAGGCTCACACCATATTTAAACCCGCAGCTGTATCCATATGATGTGGGAGTCGTGATCATCCCTTTTATGATGGTCTATCAAAAATTCGGTATGTCTTTTAAAAAGTTTTTTATTGCTACAGGTGTATTATCCCTTTTCCTCGCTTTTGTTGCAGAACCGTTCATGGTCTACCTGGGGATTTATAAAGAAATTACCTGGAAACATATATATTCATTTCCGATTTACTGGTTAATAGGAGTAATATGCTGGGCAATCATTAAAAAATTCAAATCTTATTCTTATCAGTGA
- a CDS encoding class I SAM-dependent methyltransferase, with the protein MNEQQFDKWLNIKTTGEQRGFMTSLHYHRYEPTPYSALELFFNKYNISNHDHIVDFGCGKGRMNFFLNHHFNTNVVGVEMNETFYMEALENKQSYLKNYSNREDRINFYCVLAEEYDISPNENKFYFFNPFTVQILMRVIKNIMISFERHQREIDLILYYPSEDYIFYLENQTPFELVSEMKLPENNPNERFLVYRLYN; encoded by the coding sequence ATGAATGAACAACAATTTGATAAATGGCTGAATATCAAAACAACTGGTGAACAAAGAGGGTTCATGACTTCATTGCATTACCATCGCTATGAGCCCACTCCATACAGTGCGCTTGAGTTATTTTTCAATAAATACAATATAAGCAATCATGATCATATAGTCGACTTTGGATGTGGAAAAGGGAGAATGAATTTTTTTCTTAACCACCATTTCAACACCAATGTAGTCGGAGTTGAAATGAATGAAACGTTCTACATGGAAGCTCTAGAAAATAAACAAAGTTACTTGAAGAATTATTCAAACAGAGAAGATAGGATCAACTTTTATTGCGTGTTGGCAGAGGAATATGATATTTCACCTAATGAAAACAAGTTCTATTTCTTTAACCCTTTTACGGTTCAAATCTTAATGAGAGTAATAAAGAACATTATGATTTCTTTTGAAAGACATCAAAGGGAAATTGACCTGATTCTATATTATCCATCTGAAGATTATATATTTTATTTGGAGAATCAGACACCGTTTGAACTGGTGAGTGAAATGAAACTGCCGGAAAATAACCCTAATGAGAGGTTTTTAGTTTATAGATTGTATAATTGA
- a CDS encoding cyclic-phosphate processing receiver domain-containing protein: MEKINVFLDDYRKPPEGYVLAETIDECLFFLYNYDIDHLSLDHDLTSHVRNGLMLVEIMINKQLYANRITIHSANSTGGKAMYNSLKQAQSDYLMPQSVNIYLRPLPLRPFTSRMLSIYNK; the protein is encoded by the coding sequence ATGGAGAAAATCAATGTTTTCCTGGATGATTATCGTAAACCGCCAGAAGGTTATGTTTTGGCAGAAACTATCGATGAATGTCTTTTCTTTCTATATAATTATGATATTGACCATCTTTCACTGGATCATGATCTCACCAGCCATGTAAGAAATGGCTTAATGCTTGTCGAAATAATGATTAATAAACAACTCTATGCCAACCGAATCACGATTCACTCTGCAAATTCTACTGGCGGCAAGGCTATGTATAATTCTTTAAAACAAGCGCAGTCTGACTACCTTATGCCTCAGTCTGTTAATATTTATTTACGTCCTCTGCCCTTACGTCCTTTTACTTCACGAATGTTATCAATTTATAATAAATAA
- a CDS encoding DUF3231 family protein: MILDSTHNSMKMTAAEISYLWTTYQSDTMSICVLKYFLQHLDDSDIKALVNHALDLSYQHVEIIKELFVHERIAVPQGFTDQDVNLKAERLFSDILYLKYIKNMAGGGLSGYSRMLPNIYRKDIKSFYSKALTSSPTLILLEKGLATRPPFIPYPDKVEFIQKQSFFLEGLGRRGALTGTEVTHLHFNIETNQLGAALSTGFSQTAQNKQARNYFIRGKEIALKHTKVFRDYLEKHSLPAPAGIEPEVTESTEPVFSDKLMMFHFSVMIYAGIGNYGIAISESQRSDLVIDYSRLNAEILKYSEDGINILVANEWLEQPPLSIDRQNLSKK, translated from the coding sequence ATGATCTTGGATAGCACTCATAATTCCATGAAGATGACAGCTGCAGAGATTTCATACCTTTGGACAACCTATCAATCAGATACGATGTCTATTTGCGTTTTAAAGTATTTCCTGCAGCATTTAGACGATTCTGATATAAAAGCCCTGGTAAACCATGCGCTTGATTTGTCGTACCAGCATGTGGAGATTATTAAAGAATTATTTGTTCATGAACGAATAGCGGTTCCTCAGGGATTTACTGATCAGGATGTAAATCTTAAAGCTGAGAGGTTGTTTTCTGATATTCTTTACTTAAAATACATAAAAAACATGGCTGGCGGCGGTCTATCTGGTTACAGCAGGATGCTGCCAAATATATATCGTAAAGACATTAAGAGCTTTTACTCGAAGGCATTGACCTCTTCACCTACATTGATCCTTCTTGAAAAGGGGCTGGCTACACGTCCTCCCTTCATTCCTTATCCGGATAAGGTGGAATTCATCCAAAAACAATCCTTTTTCCTTGAGGGTCTGGGCCGAAGAGGAGCATTAACTGGCACGGAAGTAACTCATCTACACTTTAATATTGAAACAAATCAGTTAGGGGCAGCTTTATCAACAGGTTTCAGTCAAACAGCCCAAAACAAACAAGCACGAAATTATTTTATTAGAGGAAAGGAAATTGCTTTAAAACACACAAAGGTTTTTAGGGATTATTTAGAAAAGCACTCCCTTCCGGCTCCTGCTGGAATTGAACCAGAAGTCACTGAATCAACAGAACCAGTTTTCTCTGATAAATTAATGATGTTTCATTTCAGCGTTATGATTTATGCTGGTATAGGCAATTATGGAATTGCCATTTCAGAGAGTCAAAGAAGCGACCTTGTGATTGATTATTCGCGATTGAATGCAGAGATTCTCAAATATTCCGAAGATGGGATCAATATCTTGGTTGCAAATGAATGGCTTGAACAACCGCCTTTATCAATTGACAGACAAAATCTTTCAAAAAAATAA